A single window of Arvicola amphibius chromosome 15, mArvAmp1.2, whole genome shotgun sequence DNA harbors:
- the LOC119801820 gene encoding pyrethroid hydrolase Ces2e-like isoform X1 — translation MGLEQTPAWLTTVACGLLLLLQVQGQDSSRPIRTTHTGQIQGSLVHMKGLDVGIHSFLGIPFAKPPLGPLRFAPPEPPEPWRGVRDGTSHPAMCLQDISALNMQAFKLLKLTLPPIPMSEDCLYLNIYTPDHAHEGSKLPVMVWIHGGALVIGMASLYDGSMLAATEDVVVVTIQYRLGVLGFFSTGNQHARGNWGYLDQVAALRWVQQNIAHFGGNPDCVTIFGESAGGTSVSSHVVSPMSQGLFHRAIMESGVALMSSLISESSEAVYRVVANLSGCEQVDSEALVNCLRDKTEDEIMAINKAFKIIPGIVDGVFLPRHPKELLASADFQSVPSIIGVNNDEYGWIIPSSISATDSQKELDRQTVQAILRRRAAQMMWPPEFSDLLMEEYMGDNEDPQLLQVQFKEMMEDFTFVMPALQVAHFQRSRAPVYFYEFQHRPSFFKDSKPSHVKADHGDEILFIFRSFWGGTQVDLTEEEEQLSMVMMKYWTNFARHGNPNSEDLPHWPMFDHDEQYLQLDIQPAVGRALKARRLQFWTQTLPQKMQELKEAGGRHTEL, via the exons ATGGGACTGGAACAAACTCCTGCTTGGCTGACCACCGTGGCCTGTGggctcctgcttctcctccaggTTCAGG GCCAGGACTCATCCAGACCCATCAGGaccacacacacaggccagaTACAAGGCAGCCTCGTCCACATGAAGGGCCTTGATGTGGGTATCCACAGCTTCCTGGGAATTCCCTTTGCCAAGCCACCTTTAGGACCACTGCGCTTTGCTCCCCCTGAGCCACCTGAGCCATGGAGGGGTGTGAGAGATGGGACCTCCCATCCGGCCAT GTGTCTGCAGGACATCAGTGCACTGAATATGCAGGCTTTTAAGCTGTTGAAGCTGACCCTGCCTCCCATCCCCATGTCTGAGGACTGCCTCTATCTTAACATCTATACACCAGACCATGCCCACGAGGGTTCCAAGCTGCCT GTGATGGTGTGGATCCATGGTGGTGCTCTGGTTATAGGCATGGCTTCCTTGTATGATGGATCCATGCTGGCAGCCACTGAGGATGTGGTGGTGGTCACTATCCAGTACCGCCTGGGTGTCCTGGGTTTCTTCAG CACTGGAAACCAGCATGCCAGAGGCAACTGGGGCTACCTGGACCAAGTGGCCGCCCTACGTTGGGTCCAGCAGAACATTGCCCACTTTGGAGGCAACCCTGACTGTGTCACTATTTTTGGCGAGTCTGCAGGTGGCACAAGTGTGTCTTCACATGTTGTGTCCCCCATGTCCCAAGGACTCTTCCACAGAGCCATCATGGAGAGTGGGGTGGCCCTCATGTCAAGCCTCATCTCAGAATCCTCTGAAGCAGTCTATAGA GTGGTTGCCAACCTGTCTGGATGTGAGCAGGTGGACTCAGAGGCCCTGGTGAACTGTCTACGAGACAAGACTGAAGACGAGATTATGGCTATTAACAAG GCCTTCAAGATCATCCCTGGCATAGTTGATGGTGTCTTCCTGCCCAGGCATCCCAAGGAGTTGCTTGCCTCTGCTGACTTCCAATCTGTCCCCAGCATTATTGGTGTCAATAATGATGAGTATGGCTGGATCATCCCCTCG AGCATTAGCGCCACTGACTCCCAGAAGGAACTGGACAGACAGACCGTGCAAGCTATCCTGCGGAGAAGGGCAGCACAGATG ATGTGGCCTCCTGAATTTAGTGACCTGCTTATGGAGGAGTACATGGGAGACAATGAGGACCCTCAGCTTCTCCAGGTGCAGTTCAAGGAGATGATGGAAGACTTCACCTTTGTGATGCCTGCGCTGCAAGTAGCACATTTTCAGC GTTCCCGTGCCCCTGTATACTTCTATGAGTTCCAGCATCGACCCAGTTTTTTCAAGGACTCTAAACCATCCCATGTGAAGGCCGACCATGGTGACGAGATTCTCTTTATCTTCAGATCATTTTGGGGAGGCACCCAAG TTGACCtcactgaggaggaggagcagctgaGCATGGTGATGATGAAGTACTGGACCAACTTTGCACGGCACGG GAACCCCAACAGTGAGGATCTACCCCACTGGCCCATGTTTGACCATGACGAACAGTACCTGCAGCTGGACATCCAGCCTGCGGTGGGCCGagccctgaaggccagaaggctGCAGTTCTGGAcccagactctgcctcaaaagatgCAGGAGCTAAAAGAGGCTGGGGGCAGGCATACAGAATTATAG
- the LOC119801821 gene encoding pyrethroid hydrolase Ces2e-like, with the protein MPLDTLPGWLNAVACGLLFLLHVQGEDSASPIRTTHTGQVRGSLVHLNGTKEGVYIFLGIPFAKPPLGELRFAPPEPPEPWTGVRDGTTYPARCLQNSDTVNAESLAMMKLSVPSISMSEDCLYLNIYTPAHAREGSKLPVMVWIHGGALVSGMASAYDGSMLAAREDVVVVTIQYRLGVLGFFSTGDQHARGNWGYLDQVAALRWVRKNIAHFGGNPYLVTIFGESAGGTSVSSQVVSPMSKGLFHRAIMESGVTLLPDLISNTSEVIYTKVASLSGCETANSETLVHCLRNKSEEEILAINKVVATVSAVVDGKFLPRHPQELLTAVDFHPVPSIIGVNNDEYGWLLPLVMGTDQTIKGITRETLPAILKNTTTQMMIPPECSDLLMEEYMGDTEDAQTLQIQYKEMMADFMFVIPALQVAKFQRFRAPVYFYEFCHVPSYVKDTRPPHVKVDHGDELAFVFGSSPLDIKPTAVFTEEEKLLSRKMMKYWTNFARHGNPNSKGLPYWPKMDNEQYLKLDIHPSVGRALKARRLKFWTQTLPKKIQELKGSQNNHKE; encoded by the exons GTGAAGACTCAGCCAGCCCCATCAGGACTACCCACACAGGACAGGTGCGGGGGAGTCTTGTCCACTTGAATGGCACCAAAGAGGGAGTCTACATCTTCCTGGGAATTCCCTTTGCCAAGCCACCTCTAGGAGAGCTGAGATTTGCACCTCCTGAGCCTCCCGAACCATGGACTGGTGtgagggatggcaccacctacccAGCCAG GTGTCTACAAAATTCTGATACAGTGAATGCAGAAAGTCTGGCAATGATGAAACTGAGCGTGCCTTCCATCTCTATGTCTGAGGACTGCCTGTATCTCAATATCTACACACCAGCTCATGCCCGTGAGGGCTCCAAACTGCCT GTAATGGTGTGGATCCATGGTGGTGCACTGGTTTCGGGTATGGCTTCTGCATACGATGGATCCATGCTGGCAGCCAGGGAGGATGTGGTGGTGGTCACTATCCAGTACCGCCTGGGTGTCCTGGGCTTCTTCAG CACTGGAGACCAGCATGCCAGAGGCAACTGGGGCTACCTGGACCAAGTGGCCGCCCTGCGCTGGGTCAGGAAGAACATCGCCCACTTTGGAGGCAACCCTTACCTTGTCACCATCTTTGGAGAGTCTGCAGGTGGCACAAGTGTGTCTTCACAGGTTGTGTCCCCCATGTCTAAAGGACTCTTCCACAGAGCCATCATGGAGAGTGGGGTGACCCTGCTGCCTGACCTTATCTCTAACACCTCTGAagtgatctacaca AAAGTGGCCAGCTTATCTGGTTGTGAGACTGCGAACTCAGAGACCCTGGTGCACTGTCTGAGAAACAAGAGTGAAGAGGAGATTCTGGCTATTAACAAG GTCGTCGCTACTGTCTCTGCTGTGGTAGATGGGAAGTTCCTACCCAGGCATCCCCAAGAGTTGTTGACTGCTGTGGATTTTCACCCTGTCCCCAGCATCATTGGAGTCAACAATGACGAGTATGGCTGGCTTCTCCCTTTG gTCATGGGCACTGATCAAACAATAAAGGGCATAACCAGAGAGACCCTGCCGGCTATCCTGAAGAACACAACAACACAGATG ATGATACCTCCTGAGTGTAGTGACCTGCTAATGGAAGAGTATATGGGGGACACTGAAGATGCCCAGACCCTCCAAATACAGTACAAGGAAATGATGGCAGACTTCATGtttgtaatccctgcactccaaGTAGCAAAGTTTCAAC GCTTCCGTGCCcctgtctatttttatgaatTCTGTCATGTGCCCAGCTACGTCAAAGATACAAGGCCACCCCATGTGAAAGTTGATCATGGCGATGAGCTTGCCTTTGTTTTTGGGTCCTCGCCCTTGGACATAAAAC CTACAGCTGTCTTCACTGAGGAGGAGAAGCTGCTGAGCAGGAAAATGATGAAGTACTGGACCAACTTTGCACGACATGG GAACCCCAACAGCAAGGGTCTACCCtactggcccaagatggacaatGAGCAGTACCTGAAGCTGGACATCCACCCTTCTGTGGGCCGagccctgaaggccagaaggctAAAGTTCTGGACCCAGACTCTGCCTAAGAAGATCCAGGAGCTAAAGGGGTCTCAGAATAATCACAAGGAGTAG
- the LOC119801820 gene encoding pyrethroid hydrolase Ces2e-like isoform X2 has translation MKGLDVGIHSFLGIPFAKPPLGPLRFAPPEPPEPWRGVRDGTSHPAMCLQDISALNMQAFKLLKLTLPPIPMSEDCLYLNIYTPDHAHEGSKLPVMVWIHGGALVIGMASLYDGSMLAATEDVVVVTIQYRLGVLGFFSTGNQHARGNWGYLDQVAALRWVQQNIAHFGGNPDCVTIFGESAGGTSVSSHVVSPMSQGLFHRAIMESGVALMSSLISESSEAVYRVVANLSGCEQVDSEALVNCLRDKTEDEIMAINKAFKIIPGIVDGVFLPRHPKELLASADFQSVPSIIGVNNDEYGWIIPSSISATDSQKELDRQTVQAILRRRAAQMMWPPEFSDLLMEEYMGDNEDPQLLQVQFKEMMEDFTFVMPALQVAHFQRSRAPVYFYEFQHRPSFFKDSKPSHVKADHGDEILFIFRSFWGGTQVDLTEEEEQLSMVMMKYWTNFARHGNPNSEDLPHWPMFDHDEQYLQLDIQPAVGRALKARRLQFWTQTLPQKMQELKEAGGRHTEL, from the exons ATGAAGGGCCTTGATGTGGGTATCCACAGCTTCCTGGGAATTCCCTTTGCCAAGCCACCTTTAGGACCACTGCGCTTTGCTCCCCCTGAGCCACCTGAGCCATGGAGGGGTGTGAGAGATGGGACCTCCCATCCGGCCAT GTGTCTGCAGGACATCAGTGCACTGAATATGCAGGCTTTTAAGCTGTTGAAGCTGACCCTGCCTCCCATCCCCATGTCTGAGGACTGCCTCTATCTTAACATCTATACACCAGACCATGCCCACGAGGGTTCCAAGCTGCCT GTGATGGTGTGGATCCATGGTGGTGCTCTGGTTATAGGCATGGCTTCCTTGTATGATGGATCCATGCTGGCAGCCACTGAGGATGTGGTGGTGGTCACTATCCAGTACCGCCTGGGTGTCCTGGGTTTCTTCAG CACTGGAAACCAGCATGCCAGAGGCAACTGGGGCTACCTGGACCAAGTGGCCGCCCTACGTTGGGTCCAGCAGAACATTGCCCACTTTGGAGGCAACCCTGACTGTGTCACTATTTTTGGCGAGTCTGCAGGTGGCACAAGTGTGTCTTCACATGTTGTGTCCCCCATGTCCCAAGGACTCTTCCACAGAGCCATCATGGAGAGTGGGGTGGCCCTCATGTCAAGCCTCATCTCAGAATCCTCTGAAGCAGTCTATAGA GTGGTTGCCAACCTGTCTGGATGTGAGCAGGTGGACTCAGAGGCCCTGGTGAACTGTCTACGAGACAAGACTGAAGACGAGATTATGGCTATTAACAAG GCCTTCAAGATCATCCCTGGCATAGTTGATGGTGTCTTCCTGCCCAGGCATCCCAAGGAGTTGCTTGCCTCTGCTGACTTCCAATCTGTCCCCAGCATTATTGGTGTCAATAATGATGAGTATGGCTGGATCATCCCCTCG AGCATTAGCGCCACTGACTCCCAGAAGGAACTGGACAGACAGACCGTGCAAGCTATCCTGCGGAGAAGGGCAGCACAGATG ATGTGGCCTCCTGAATTTAGTGACCTGCTTATGGAGGAGTACATGGGAGACAATGAGGACCCTCAGCTTCTCCAGGTGCAGTTCAAGGAGATGATGGAAGACTTCACCTTTGTGATGCCTGCGCTGCAAGTAGCACATTTTCAGC GTTCCCGTGCCCCTGTATACTTCTATGAGTTCCAGCATCGACCCAGTTTTTTCAAGGACTCTAAACCATCCCATGTGAAGGCCGACCATGGTGACGAGATTCTCTTTATCTTCAGATCATTTTGGGGAGGCACCCAAG TTGACCtcactgaggaggaggagcagctgaGCATGGTGATGATGAAGTACTGGACCAACTTTGCACGGCACGG GAACCCCAACAGTGAGGATCTACCCCACTGGCCCATGTTTGACCATGACGAACAGTACCTGCAGCTGGACATCCAGCCTGCGGTGGGCCGagccctgaaggccagaaggctGCAGTTCTGGAcccagactctgcctcaaaagatgCAGGAGCTAAAAGAGGCTGGGGGCAGGCATACAGAATTATAG